In the genome of Hyphobacterium sp. CCMP332, one region contains:
- a CDS encoding DUF4399 domain-containing protein, which translates to MNLKYLSIIIISAFLISCSTGEKAESENKNEEVVEESTAQEEEIELIGAAAELSADQSVYFASPEDGAELNSPVIVEFGVEGMEVEPAGALSKNKGHHHIIINGSFVPKGEVVPADDTHIHYGAGQLRDTLELEPGEYTLTMQFADGLHNSYGEQMSATINVTVN; encoded by the coding sequence ATGAATTTGAAATATCTAAGTATAATAATCATTTCTGCATTTCTGATTTCTTGTAGCACCGGCGAAAAAGCGGAAAGTGAAAACAAAAATGAAGAAGTTGTTGAAGAAAGCACTGCACAGGAAGAGGAAATTGAGTTAATTGGGGCAGCAGCTGAACTAAGCGCTGATCAGTCTGTATATTTCGCGAGCCCGGAAGACGGGGCTGAACTTAATTCTCCTGTAATTGTAGAATTTGGCGTAGAAGGAATGGAAGTGGAGCCTGCCGGTGCCTTATCCAAAAACAAAGGACATCATCATATCATCATTAATGGAAGTTTTGTTCCGAAAGGTGAGGTAGTGCCGGCTGATGATACGCATATTCATTATGGCGCCGGGCAACTTAGGGACACTCTGGAACTGGAACCGGGAGAATATACATTGACCATGCAATTTGCCGACGGACTTCACAATTCTTATGGAGAGCAAATGAGTGCCACAATAAACGTCACTGTAAACTAA
- a CDS encoding diaminopimelate epimerase, with amino-acid sequence MSFEFTKYQALGNDYLVIESVEKAFSPNEESVKRICDRHYGAGSDGILYGSILNGGWPELRIFNPDGSEAEKSGNGLRIFAHHLFIKGHVDQKEFKIRTVSGLVDVKIENSEASLISINMGKASYSPKDIPIDAEKKWIDKAFKTSLGDINLTALSVGNPHAVFFPEDWNENLIHTLGPEIEKNKLFPRRTNVQMVRVLSKNEIEISIWERGAGYTLASGSSSCAAAYVSNFLKKTKSDIKVKMPGGEIYISILDNGDILMKGNVQHIYDGVYGNLEK; translated from the coding sequence TTGTCCTTCGAGTTCACTAAATATCAGGCACTTGGAAACGATTACCTTGTAATTGAATCCGTAGAGAAAGCATTTTCACCTAATGAAGAAAGTGTAAAAAGAATATGTGACCGGCACTATGGCGCCGGCTCAGACGGTATTCTCTATGGTTCAATTCTGAATGGAGGCTGGCCTGAATTAAGGATATTTAACCCGGACGGAAGCGAGGCAGAAAAAAGCGGTAATGGCCTAAGGATTTTTGCACATCACCTTTTTATAAAAGGCCATGTTGACCAAAAAGAATTTAAAATTAGAACAGTTTCAGGTCTGGTTGATGTTAAAATTGAAAACAGTGAAGCCAGCTTAATTAGCATCAATATGGGCAAAGCCAGTTACAGTCCAAAAGACATCCCAATAGACGCAGAAAAGAAATGGATTGATAAGGCTTTTAAAACAAGTCTTGGAGATATCAATCTTACGGCTTTAAGTGTAGGAAATCCTCATGCTGTCTTTTTTCCTGAAGACTGGAATGAAAACTTGATTCACACCCTTGGTCCTGAAATTGAAAAAAACAAATTGTTTCCTAGAAGGACGAACGTTCAAATGGTTAGAGTTCTAAGCAAGAATGAAATAGAAATAAGCATTTGGGAGAGGGGCGCCGGTTATACATTGGCTTCGGGTTCAAGCTCATGTGCGGCAGCATATGTCTCAAATTTTTTAAAAAAAACTAAAAGTGATATAAAAGTAAAAATGCCGGGAGGAGAAATTTATATTTCAATATTGGATAATGGAGATATTTTAATGAAGGGTAACGTTCAGCATATATATGATGGAGTATATGGTAATTTAGAAAAATAA
- a CDS encoding DUF2911 domain-containing protein codes for MIKKILIGLGILVILLAAFILSYFFYFTRLASPEANLHFENQEVQLDINYCQPGKKSRLIFGNEGEGALVPFGKYWRLGANQATEIEFKQAVLFNDVKVEAGKYRMYAIPNKDFWIIRLNSQLGEWGAIEPDYSLDVAETKVPTISTEETELFTMTIKEKQNGALLIMKWDRTSVEIPLQSIIK; via the coding sequence ATGATCAAAAAGATTCTAATAGGACTCGGAATTCTTGTAATACTTTTAGCCGCATTTATCCTTTCTTATTTTTTTTATTTCACCCGTCTTGCAAGTCCGGAAGCAAATCTACACTTTGAAAATCAAGAGGTTCAATTGGATATCAATTATTGCCAGCCAGGCAAAAAGAGCAGGTTGATATTTGGCAATGAGGGTGAAGGTGCGCTTGTTCCATTTGGGAAATACTGGAGATTAGGCGCAAACCAGGCCACTGAAATTGAATTTAAGCAAGCCGTTTTATTTAATGATGTCAAAGTAGAAGCCGGAAAGTATAGAATGTACGCTATTCCTAATAAAGATTTTTGGATCATTCGTCTTAATTCTCAATTGGGTGAATGGGGTGCCATTGAACCCGATTATTCATTGGATGTGGCCGAGACAAAAGTTCCAACAATTAGCACGGAAGAAACAGAGCTTTTTACAATGACTATAAAAGAAAAGCAGAATGGTGCTTTATTAATTATGAAATGGGACCGAACATCGGTCGAAATTCCTCTTCAGTCAATTATTAAATAA
- a CDS encoding 30S ribosomal protein THX has protein sequence MGKGDRKSKKGKLWRGSYGNRRPRPAKSLVVSKSAKSKKAKSKTS, from the coding sequence ATGGGAAAAGGAGATAGAAAAAGTAAAAAAGGAAAATTATGGCGTGGTTCGTACGGTAATCGCAGACCAAGGCCAGCTAAGTCTTTGGTTGTTTCCAAATCTGCTAAAAGCAAAAAGGCTAAGTCGAAAACGTCTTAA
- a CDS encoding Na+:solute symporter, producing MKIEFLDTTIIIGYFVISLAIGIITAGKAGKSVQQYFLSGRNMPWWILGISMVATTFSADTPNLVTDIVRSDGVYGNWVWWVMLLTGMLTVFIFSRLWRKAGLNTDLEFYEIRYSGKPASFLRGFRALYLGFLINVFIMATVSLAAIKISGILLGLSPLHTVLIAGGITVIYSGLGGLRSVLITDFLQFILSIAGAFLAAWYSLKHPSVGGLEKLVANPDLSDKLLIVPDFSDPSVWVPLVLIPFAIQWWSTWYPGAEPGGGGYIAQRMLSAKNENNAMGAVFLFNLAHYALRPWPWIIVALCSLLVFPELSDIQRAFPTIAQSTMGHDLAYPAMLSFLPTGILGLVLTSLIAAYMSTISTHLNWGSSYITLDFYKRFVKPEAKDKELLLVGKTSTLVLMVVSAIIALYLQNAKQAFDLLLLLGAGTGLIYILRWFWKHIHPVAEITAMVVSFIFALYAEYMHSMFFGETLLSWQKLSLSVGATTLIWLVVARYFGMNKEKDWKSFLNKLNLDEKALYQGMKIKLVAMFVSCICVYAILLCIGYGLYKDWLNFSLTLALALSFAYFTWWLWNNKIKTFST from the coding sequence ATGAAGATTGAATTTCTGGATACAACAATAATAATCGGGTATTTTGTGATTTCGCTTGCCATAGGTATAATAACAGCCGGGAAGGCGGGTAAATCAGTCCAGCAATATTTTTTATCCGGTAGAAATATGCCCTGGTGGATTTTGGGAATATCAATGGTGGCCACCACTTTTTCCGCTGACACGCCTAACCTAGTGACAGATATTGTAAGATCCGATGGTGTGTATGGCAACTGGGTTTGGTGGGTAATGTTGCTAACAGGAATGCTCACTGTATTTATCTTTTCAAGATTATGGAGAAAAGCGGGCCTCAATACTGACCTGGAGTTTTATGAAATCCGATATTCGGGCAAACCGGCATCTTTTCTTCGCGGTTTTAGAGCCTTGTATCTAGGGTTTTTAATCAATGTTTTTATTATGGCTACCGTTAGCCTGGCAGCTATAAAAATATCAGGAATTTTACTGGGCTTGTCGCCTTTGCATACAGTACTAATTGCCGGAGGAATTACTGTAATATATTCCGGTTTGGGAGGTTTGAGAAGCGTTTTGATCACAGACTTCCTTCAATTTATACTTTCGATAGCCGGAGCATTTCTTGCAGCATGGTATTCCTTAAAGCACCCATCGGTTGGCGGGTTGGAAAAGCTTGTGGCCAATCCTGATTTATCAGATAAGCTTTTGATTGTCCCGGATTTTAGTGATCCATCTGTTTGGGTTCCTCTGGTTCTTATTCCATTTGCAATCCAATGGTGGAGCACCTGGTATCCTGGAGCGGAACCCGGAGGCGGAGGCTATATAGCTCAGCGAATGTTATCCGCCAAAAATGAAAACAATGCAATGGGGGCTGTATTTCTATTCAACCTGGCTCATTATGCCCTAAGGCCCTGGCCCTGGATAATTGTTGCTCTTTGTTCTCTTTTGGTATTTCCCGAACTCAGTGATATTCAAAGAGCCTTCCCCACTATTGCACAAAGCACAATGGGTCATGACCTTGCCTATCCGGCGATGCTGAGTTTTCTTCCAACCGGAATTCTGGGCCTGGTTTTAACCTCATTAATCGCTGCATATATGTCAACGATTTCAACGCATTTGAATTGGGGCTCTTCCTATATTACTCTTGATTTTTATAAAAGATTTGTCAAACCTGAGGCAAAAGACAAGGAGCTTTTACTAGTCGGGAAAACAAGCACCTTAGTTTTAATGGTGGTTTCTGCAATCATTGCATTATATCTGCAAAATGCGAAGCAGGCCTTTGATTTGCTATTATTGCTTGGGGCCGGAACCGGGTTAATTTATATACTCAGGTGGTTTTGGAAACATATCCACCCTGTAGCGGAAATCACAGCAATGGTGGTATCTTTTATTTTCGCATTGTATGCTGAATATATGCACTCGATGTTTTTTGGCGAAACCTTATTATCATGGCAAAAACTGAGTTTAAGTGTTGGAGCGACAACCTTAATCTGGCTAGTCGTGGCAAGATATTTTGGCATGAATAAAGAAAAAGACTGGAAGAGTTTTCTGAATAAACTAAATCTGGATGAAAAGGCATTGTATCAGGGAATGAAAATCAAACTAGTAGCCATGTTTGTTTCCTGTATTTGTGTTTATGCAATATTGCTTTGCATTGGTTACGGCTTATATAAAGACTGGTTAAATTTCAGCCTTACTTTAGCACTGGCCTTGAGCTTTGCTTATTTTACCTGGTGGTTGTGGAACAATAAAATTAAGACGTTTTCGACTTAG
- a CDS encoding Zn-dependent hydrolase codes for MRTILAFFAAALLLACTGEKKETAKNPAIQYTPSKNISDVLNDYKEVELNADLSKLSSDQKNLIAILIEASEIMDELFWLQTYGDKSELLDNISDSACRAYAEINYGPWDRLNADLSFINEIGEKPKGANFYPKDMTEGEFNALEDSSKTGLYTLIKRDDSGELYSVPYHEAYLEKLSQASDLLKKGAEIAADTGLKNYLNLRAEALLNDEYFESDIAWMDMKSNNIDVVIGPIENYEDQLYNYKTAYEAYVLVKDVEWSNKLMRFIAFLPDLQKSLPVDQKYKNEAPGTDSDLNAYDVVYYAGNCNSGGKTIAINLPNDERVQLEKGTRRLQLKNAMRAKFDEIMLPISTILIDPEQRQNVTFDAFFANTMFHEVAHGLGIKNTINDLGPVRRALKEKASAIEEGKADVLGVYMISKLHEMGELPDTDLMDYYVTFMAGIFRSIRFGSTSAHGMANMIRFNFFKEMNAFEQDKESGYYKVNRENFESAINALSNKILVLQGDGDYEAANDLFDQYGNVGPELQEDLGRVNNAGIPKDIVFKQGKQILGL; via the coding sequence ATGAGAACGATTTTAGCGTTTTTTGCCGCTGCATTATTATTGGCTTGTACCGGCGAAAAAAAAGAAACTGCGAAAAACCCAGCTATTCAATATACACCTTCAAAAAATATTTCTGATGTGTTGAATGATTATAAGGAAGTAGAGTTAAATGCGGATTTATCAAAGTTGAGTTCTGATCAGAAAAACCTTATCGCAATATTAATAGAGGCATCAGAAATAATGGACGAGCTTTTCTGGTTACAAACTTATGGGGATAAAAGTGAGCTACTTGACAATATTTCGGATTCTGCATGCAGGGCCTATGCGGAAATTAATTATGGCCCATGGGATCGTTTAAATGCAGACCTGTCCTTTATTAATGAAATAGGTGAAAAGCCAAAAGGAGCCAATTTTTATCCGAAGGATATGACTGAGGGAGAATTTAACGCACTAGAAGATTCGTCCAAAACAGGTCTTTATACATTAATTAAAAGAGATGATTCAGGAGAACTTTACTCTGTTCCCTATCATGAAGCATACCTGGAGAAACTAAGTCAGGCTTCTGACTTACTAAAAAAAGGAGCAGAAATTGCCGCAGATACCGGATTAAAAAACTATTTGAATTTGAGGGCTGAAGCATTGCTAAATGATGAATATTTTGAAAGTGATATTGCCTGGATGGATATGAAATCCAATAACATCGATGTGGTAATTGGCCCGATCGAAAACTATGAAGATCAGCTTTACAATTACAAAACAGCCTACGAAGCTTATGTGCTTGTAAAAGATGTAGAGTGGAGCAATAAACTGATGCGTTTTATTGCCTTTCTTCCAGATTTACAAAAATCACTTCCGGTAGATCAAAAATATAAAAATGAAGCCCCGGGTACAGATTCTGATTTAAATGCTTACGATGTTGTTTACTATGCGGGTAATTGTAATTCAGGTGGTAAAACCATTGCTATAAATCTGCCAAATGATGAAAGGGTTCAGTTGGAAAAAGGAACCAGAAGACTGCAACTAAAAAATGCAATGAGGGCAAAATTTGATGAAATAATGCTTCCAATTTCTACCATTTTAATTGACCCCGAACAACGGCAAAATGTCACATTTGACGCATTTTTTGCAAATACGATGTTTCATGAAGTTGCACATGGGCTAGGAATAAAGAATACAATTAATGATTTAGGTCCTGTAAGAAGAGCATTAAAGGAAAAAGCATCGGCAATTGAAGAAGGGAAAGCTGATGTTCTCGGTGTATATATGATATCTAAATTACATGAAATGGGCGAACTCCCGGATACTGATTTAATGGATTACTATGTGACATTTATGGCAGGTATCTTCAGGTCCATTCGTTTTGGAAGCACAAGTGCTCATGGGATGGCGAATATGATTCGTTTTAATTTTTTTAAGGAAATGAATGCATTTGAACAGGATAAAGAAAGTGGTTATTACAAAGTAAATCGCGAAAATTTTGAATCAGCGATAAATGCCCTTTCCAATAAAATTCTTGTATTACAGGGTGATGGAGATTATGAAGCTGCCAACGATTTATTTGATCAATATGGAAATGTTGGGCCGGAGCTTCAGGAAGATCTTGGAAGAGTTAATAATGCAGGCATTCCAAAAGACATTGTCTTCAAACAAGGAAAACAAATTCTCGGCCTATAA
- a CDS encoding tetratricopeptide repeat protein: MTILILLTNALMAQNNSVQLSIEYYNKGEYAKAVEYFEELIKTDKNIPLVYDKYLESLLKLNKEKEARQLLRKLTKRFPDNVSYQVDEIFLERNFGDQRKFEEEFDQFIDNYTKRNNNLRVVSNILLRKREYQMAEKFFMVARKNKKNEFAYVQDLLTVYRSSGNEKGVVRESLNLLKLNPQNINYAQNILQSFISIENYQELETELIRLMQKDNQGTFNEMLVWLYVQIKQFDKAFIQARALDKRFDLMGSELLNLGQIAFKNKDYETAVKIYEYIIDKYPKSVNYAFAKQKLIETREEIVKNTFPVDLSQIKTLINEYSDLVEELGLRRNTAEAMRKMALLYAFYIEDHDTAISILSEAIKIPRTSYSFVGSCKLSLGDIYLLKNEPWESILLYSQVDKAYKDQAIGHEAKLKLAKMYYYKGNFELAQSNLDILKLATSRVIANDAMDLSLLIQDNLALDTSGEALFKFAKIDLLTFQKKFDSAIYNYQTLLLEFPNHSLSDEIFWNMAQINIRIGNISDALDNLDNILNLYMDDIYGDDALFLKAELFEKYLDREEEAMEIYKEILFEFPGSIYNAEARKRFRSLRGDYQ, translated from the coding sequence ATGACGATCTTGATCCTTTTAACCAATGCCTTAATGGCCCAAAATAATAGTGTTCAATTATCAATTGAATATTATAACAAAGGCGAATATGCCAAGGCAGTTGAATATTTTGAGGAGCTCATCAAAACGGACAAAAATATTCCATTAGTTTATGACAAGTATCTTGAATCGCTTTTAAAACTGAATAAAGAAAAGGAGGCGCGACAATTGCTAAGAAAACTGACTAAGCGATTTCCTGACAATGTCAGTTATCAGGTAGATGAAATTTTTCTGGAACGCAATTTTGGTGATCAAAGGAAATTTGAGGAGGAGTTTGATCAATTTATTGACAATTACACCAAGAGAAATAACAATCTTCGCGTGGTGTCTAACATACTTCTCAGAAAAAGAGAATATCAAATGGCCGAGAAGTTTTTTATGGTGGCCCGGAAAAACAAAAAAAACGAATTTGCCTATGTTCAGGACCTGCTAACAGTTTACAGATCCTCGGGTAATGAAAAAGGTGTGGTTCGGGAAAGCCTCAACCTTCTCAAATTAAATCCTCAGAATATAAATTATGCTCAGAATATTTTACAATCATTTATAAGTATTGAAAACTACCAGGAACTGGAGACCGAGCTTATTCGATTGATGCAAAAAGACAACCAGGGGACCTTTAACGAAATGCTAGTTTGGTTGTATGTACAAATTAAACAGTTCGATAAGGCATTTATCCAGGCACGCGCCTTGGATAAGCGTTTCGATTTAATGGGATCTGAACTTCTGAACCTTGGCCAAATTGCTTTTAAGAATAAAGACTATGAAACAGCAGTAAAAATATATGAATATATAATCGATAAGTATCCAAAAAGTGTCAATTACGCTTTTGCCAAGCAAAAATTAATTGAAACACGTGAAGAAATAGTTAAGAACACCTTTCCAGTAGATCTTAGCCAAATTAAAACACTTATAAATGAATATTCCGACCTGGTTGAAGAACTGGGATTAAGGAGAAACACAGCAGAGGCGATGAGAAAAATGGCACTGCTTTATGCATTTTATATTGAAGACCACGATACAGCGATTAGCATTCTTTCCGAAGCGATTAAAATTCCGAGAACCTCTTATTCGTTTGTAGGCTCCTGCAAGTTGAGTTTGGGTGATATTTATTTACTTAAAAATGAGCCCTGGGAATCTATTTTATTGTATTCACAAGTAGACAAAGCATATAAAGACCAGGCTATTGGCCATGAGGCAAAACTGAAATTGGCAAAAATGTATTACTACAAGGGCAATTTTGAATTAGCGCAAAGCAATCTTGACATATTAAAACTTGCCACCTCAAGAGTAATAGCAAATGATGCAATGGATCTCAGTCTTTTAATTCAGGATAACCTCGCCCTGGACACGTCGGGAGAAGCACTGTTTAAGTTTGCAAAAATTGACCTTTTAACGTTTCAAAAAAAGTTTGACTCTGCGATTTATAATTATCAGACCTTATTATTGGAGTTTCCCAATCACAGTTTAAGCGATGAAATATTTTGGAATATGGCTCAGATAAATATTCGAATTGGCAATATTTCTGATGCCCTGGACAACCTGGATAATATACTCAATTTATATATGGACGATATTTATGGTGATGATGCCTTATTCCTTAAAGCGGAATTATTTGAGAAATACCTTGACAGGGAAGAAGAGGCCATGGAAATCTATAAGGAAATTTTATTCGAGTTTCCCGGAAGCATTTACAATGCTGAAGCCAGAAAGCGATTCAGGTCTTTACGAGGCGATTACCAGTAA
- a CDS encoding Ig-like domain-containing protein, which produces MSVFFTLSCANIKPPTGGEKDLDPPILLKSIPEHNSTNFASDEITLFFDEQIETKGLINELIITPDDNIQIKETPKKKSLTIRLKDTLRQNTTYNLNFGNSIVDITERNPSQNAVIAFSTGPDIDTAFIKGKAIDMFTQEPLKDVIAVLQPINDTIDIQKHRPAYLSRVDEEGNFTINNLPKNYFRLYAIKDDNGNLIYNIGKEKIALYSDSILPSYNDTVYQLFLSAQDTRPFRLLSTRHHYNYTTFSFNKGIFEYQLEEDSIFSYLSSKTKSLNLFHPFLITDSLAININVTDSSTYNFDSTLYIKNDLLSDTLKPEFSIEIEPKNGDVESIPDTIRLSFNLRLNTFQLDSTLIVTEQKDSIIIDKLDYGKIGEQSYFIINPKPKSKNTIIKIIKNDITSIYNDTIRNVKMFYNLPREEKFGQIDGEVRSDYDNLILQVTDLKGNTKRELLVEPGAFSIRYLDPGTYRLRLIHDENNNGIWDKGDHYKYIQPEKVVIFKEDILIKANWIVQDKILTIK; this is translated from the coding sequence TTGTCAGTGTTTTTTACACTTTCATGTGCCAACATTAAACCTCCGACCGGTGGTGAGAAAGATTTGGATCCTCCCATCTTGCTAAAGTCAATTCCTGAACACAATAGCACAAATTTCGCGAGTGATGAAATAACCTTGTTTTTTGATGAACAAATAGAAACAAAAGGTCTAATCAATGAGCTGATAATTACTCCCGATGATAATATTCAAATTAAAGAAACGCCAAAAAAGAAATCATTGACCATACGTCTTAAAGATACCCTTCGTCAAAATACAACCTATAATTTAAATTTTGGAAACAGTATAGTAGATATCACTGAGAGAAACCCAAGTCAAAATGCGGTTATTGCTTTTTCTACCGGCCCCGACATTGATACCGCATTTATTAAAGGCAAAGCCATAGATATGTTTACTCAAGAACCGCTAAAGGATGTCATTGCGGTTTTACAACCTATAAACGACACAATCGATATACAGAAACACAGACCTGCTTATTTATCGCGAGTAGACGAGGAGGGTAATTTTACAATTAACAATTTACCTAAGAATTATTTCCGCTTGTATGCTATTAAGGATGACAATGGCAATCTTATTTACAATATCGGTAAAGAGAAAATAGCTTTGTATTCCGATAGTATTTTACCGTCCTACAACGATACGGTCTATCAATTGTTTTTAAGTGCTCAGGATACAAGGCCCTTTAGATTATTATCTACAAGACATCATTATAATTATACCACCTTTTCATTTAATAAAGGAATTTTTGAATATCAATTGGAGGAGGACAGTATTTTTTCATATTTATCAAGTAAGACAAAGAGCCTGAATTTATTTCACCCTTTTCTAATAACTGATTCCTTAGCAATAAATATTAATGTGACAGATTCAAGTACTTATAATTTTGATTCAACTCTTTATATAAAGAATGACTTACTATCAGACACCCTTAAACCTGAATTTTCAATTGAGATAGAACCAAAAAATGGAGATGTTGAATCTATTCCGGATACAATCCGCCTAAGCTTCAATCTGAGACTTAATACTTTTCAGCTTGACTCCACACTTATTGTTACAGAGCAAAAAGATAGCATTATCATTGACAAATTAGACTATGGTAAAATAGGTGAACAATCCTATTTCATTATCAATCCTAAGCCAAAATCTAAAAATACTATAATCAAAATAATTAAAAACGACATTACATCTATATATAATGACACGATAAGAAATGTTAAAATGTTTTACAATCTACCACGAGAAGAGAAATTTGGACAGATAGATGGTGAAGTAAGATCAGATTATGACAATCTAATTCTACAAGTCACAGATTTAAAGGGAAATACCAAAAGAGAACTTTTAGTAGAACCAGGAGCTTTTTCGATTCGCTATCTGGACCCCGGAACATATCGGCTCAGGCTTATACACGATGAAAATAATAATGGTATTTGGGATAAGGGAGATCATTATAAATACATTCAACCTGAGAAAGTAGTAATATTTAAAGAAGATATTTTAATCAAAGCCAATTGGATTGTTCAGGATAAGATATTAACAATAAAATGA
- the mnmG gene encoding tRNA uridine-5-carboxymethylaminomethyl(34) synthesis enzyme MnmG, whose amino-acid sequence MFQEYDVIVVGAGHAGCEAAHAAAKMGSKVMLITMNMNTIAHMSCNPAMGGVAKGQIVREIDALGGMSGIISDLSMIQFRMLNKSKGPAMWSPRTQNDRMKFAEHWRLALENNPNIDMWQEMVSGFIIKGEEVKGVKTGMGLEIRSKTVIVTSGTFLNGVIHIGEKQFGGGRAGERASRGITEELVELGFSAGRMKTGTPPRVDGRSLDYSKMEEQKGDLAPSKFSYSDTKPLSEQRSCHITYTNPEVHEILSEGFEKSPMFNGRIKGIGPRYCPSIEDKINRFSERDRHQIFVEPEGWKTVEVYVNGFSTSLPEDVQFRSISMIPGFEKAKMFRPGYAIEYDFFQPTQLKSTLETKIINNLFFAGQINGTTGYEEAACQGLIAGVNAHLKLNNKEAFTLSRSEAYMGVLIDDLINKGTEEPYRMFTSRAEYRLLLRQDNADIRLTPIGYQLGLADKIRMKNVEDKNKWVEELLAEIKNTKLSPNEINQVLKDLSSAEIKEKTNLEKLVKRPNIDLNSLGEKNNSVNRLINTYPIEVIEQSEILIKYDHYLEKERTLADKLKEMDNLRIPDKFNYRKLSAMSAESREKLSQQLPETLGQASRISGVSPADISVLLVHLKK is encoded by the coding sequence ATGTTTCAAGAATATGATGTAATTGTAGTGGGGGCCGGGCATGCGGGTTGTGAGGCGGCGCATGCAGCGGCGAAAATGGGTTCGAAGGTCATGCTTATAACAATGAACATGAATACCATTGCTCATATGTCTTGTAACCCAGCTATGGGGGGAGTGGCAAAAGGACAAATTGTACGAGAAATTGATGCCCTGGGTGGAATGTCCGGGATTATTTCTGATTTATCCATGATTCAGTTTAGGATGTTGAACAAATCAAAGGGTCCTGCCATGTGGTCACCCCGAACCCAAAATGATAGAATGAAGTTTGCGGAACATTGGCGACTAGCCTTAGAAAATAACCCTAACATAGATATGTGGCAGGAAATGGTTTCGGGTTTTATTATAAAAGGAGAAGAGGTCAAGGGTGTAAAGACCGGCATGGGTCTGGAAATTCGATCTAAAACAGTTATTGTTACCAGTGGCACTTTTTTAAATGGTGTGATTCATATTGGTGAAAAACAATTTGGTGGGGGACGAGCTGGAGAAAGAGCCTCGAGAGGAATTACAGAAGAACTTGTGGAATTAGGCTTTTCAGCCGGACGTATGAAGACGGGTACTCCGCCCCGCGTTGATGGCCGCAGCCTGGATTACTCCAAAATGGAAGAACAAAAGGGTGATTTGGCACCTTCAAAATTTTCCTATTCAGACACAAAACCTTTATCCGAACAGCGCTCATGTCATATAACTTATACTAATCCTGAAGTACACGAAATATTGAGCGAAGGTTTTGAGAAGTCACCTATGTTTAATGGTAGAATTAAAGGTATAGGCCCAAGGTATTGTCCATCGATTGAGGATAAAATAAATCGTTTTTCTGAAAGGGATCGACATCAAATATTTGTAGAGCCGGAAGGATGGAAGACAGTAGAAGTTTATGTCAATGGATTTTCAACTTCTTTGCCGGAAGATGTACAATTTAGATCAATCAGCATGATACCCGGTTTTGAAAAAGCAAAAATGTTCAGGCCCGGCTATGCTATAGAATACGATTTTTTTCAGCCTACACAACTTAAATCCACCCTGGAAACAAAAATAATTAATAACCTCTTTTTTGCAGGACAAATTAATGGTACCACCGGGTATGAAGAGGCGGCCTGTCAGGGCTTAATAGCCGGGGTCAATGCTCATTTGAAATTAAATAACAAGGAAGCGTTCACATTAAGCCGATCAGAAGCTTATATGGGAGTTCTTATTGATGACCTAATTAATAAAGGGACCGAGGAACCCTATAGAATGTTTACCTCAAGAGCCGAATATCGTCTTTTACTAAGACAGGACAATGCCGACATAAGACTTACACCCATTGGATATCAGCTAGGTCTCGCCGACAAAATAAGAATGAAAAACGTAGAAGACAAAAATAAATGGGTAGAGGAGTTATTGGCGGAGATTAAAAATACGAAACTGAGTCCTAATGAAATTAATCAGGTACTAAAAGATTTAAGTTCTGCTGAAATCAAAGAAAAGACCAATCTGGAAAAACTAGTTAAAAGACCAAATATTGATTTGAATAGTCTTGGTGAAAAAAATAATTCTGTCAACCGTCTTATTAATACCTACCCGATAGAAGTCATAGAACAATCTGAAATATTAATCAAATACGACCATTATCTCGAAAAGGAAAGAACACTGGCAGACAAATTAAAAGAAATGGATAATTTAAGAATCCCGGATAAATTCAATTACAGAAAACTATCTGCCATGTCTGCTGAATCAAGAGAAAAACTAAGCCAACAGCTGCCCGAAACTTTGGGCCAGGCAAGTCGAATATCTGGAGTATCTCCAGCTGATATTTCTGTTCTATTGGTTCATTTAAAAAAATAA